From Flavobacterium alkalisoli, the proteins below share one genomic window:
- a CDS encoding outer membrane beta-barrel protein, which produces MKKYNFSQFTVKSVMLALALTGFTKIYAQEEKHEFSMYAGGVFSSIYYDLEGGQVDHEHGVQLGLKYSYFLNDNWSIGLGGEYQTYNSNARFDFASASYNAVDFENDSFEFRYNMTSYRENQKLHYVNIPVTVQFETGDGITDFYIAIGAKAGFAIKGEYETTIENVSTSGYYPQYNAELFGPTFMGFGTFSGVRPGKQDLETKIAWSGTLESGVKQYVGDHNSCYIGLFLDYGFNSIADSKEENVVNYPADEMPVNLKYNSVINSSYTKDVRLIAYGIKLRYAFF; this is translated from the coding sequence ATGAAGAAATATAATTTTTCACAGTTTACAGTTAAGTCGGTTATGTTGGCCTTAGCGCTTACGGGCTTCACTAAAATATATGCACAGGAGGAAAAACATGAGTTTTCCATGTATGCAGGAGGTGTTTTCTCATCCATATATTACGACCTTGAAGGCGGACAGGTAGATCATGAACATGGTGTTCAGTTAGGGCTTAAATATTCCTATTTCCTTAATGATAACTGGAGTATAGGTCTTGGAGGCGAATACCAGACGTATAATTCAAATGCACGATTTGACTTTGCAAGCGCAAGCTATAATGCCGTTGATTTTGAGAACGATTCTTTTGAGTTCAGGTATAATATGACGAGTTACAGAGAAAACCAGAAACTGCATTATGTAAACATACCGGTAACGGTTCAGTTTGAAACCGGAGACGGAATAACTGATTTTTATATTGCTATAGGTGCTAAAGCAGGTTTTGCAATAAAAGGAGAATATGAAACAACTATAGAAAATGTTTCAACCAGTGGTTATTACCCGCAATATAATGCCGAACTGTTTGGACCTACTTTTATGGGCTTTGGTACATTCTCAGGGGTAAGACCGGGTAAACAGGATCTTGAAACCAAAATAGCGTGGTCAGGAACTTTAGAAAGCGGTGTTAAGCAATATGTAGGTGACCATAATTCCTGCTATATAGGCCTATTCTTAGACTATGGCTTTAACTCAATAGCTGACAGTAAAGAAGAAAACGTAGTTAATTATCCGGCTGATGAAATGCCTGTTAACTTAAAATACAATTCAGTAATCAATTCATCTTACACTAAAGACGTACGTTTGATAGCTTATGGTATAAAGCTGAGATATGCTTTTTTCTAA
- a CDS encoding GH39 family glycosyl hydrolase, with product MQFNTTNFKKNIIKAGVLLSCSLVLLSQKSFSQTKESAVRRIETDFNKTKGKLNNYFNECVGAGRANEGLRADWQQQLATAKQDCGFRYIRMHGLLVDDMAVYKEDKNGNPEYNYQYIDPLFDYLLSIDVKPFVELGFMPSPLASGDKTIFWWRGNVTPPKDYNKWEELITNLVQHFTERYGEEEVKSWYFEVWNEPNLDGFWAGTQEEYFKLYQYTAKAIKGVNKEYKVGGPATAGAAWVPEMIDFCAENNVAIDFVTTHSYGVKQGFLDEFGNSGTVLNKDEMAVSGDVINSRKQIETSAIPGLELHYTEWSSSYTPADPIHDSYHQAAYVLEKLKQVGNTANSMSYWVFTDIFEEAGPRFTPFHGGFGLMTIQGIKKPVYYAYSFLNKLGVTELVNSDAHSWVSKNEKGDIHILAWDFTNTHPGDSVNNQVYYIKDLPAKNKGKLEISIADMPKGNYKLEIYKTGYRVNDAYTAYYDMGRPSQLNRNQVKEINEKSNGAPVYTEEIKIGKNGSFSKQLDLRENDVFLICLKRK from the coding sequence ATGCAATTTAACACAACCAATTTTAAAAAGAATATAATTAAAGCCGGAGTTTTATTATCATGTAGCCTGGTTTTGCTTTCACAAAAGAGTTTCTCGCAAACTAAAGAATCAGCGGTAAGGCGCATTGAAACAGACTTCAATAAAACAAAAGGAAAACTCAACAACTATTTTAATGAATGTGTTGGTGCAGGACGTGCCAATGAAGGTTTGCGGGCTGACTGGCAGCAACAGTTAGCAACAGCAAAACAGGATTGTGGTTTTCGTTATATCCGTATGCATGGCTTACTTGTTGACGACATGGCTGTTTACAAAGAAGATAAAAACGGAAATCCCGAATACAACTATCAATATATAGATCCGCTGTTTGATTACCTGCTGAGTATAGATGTTAAGCCTTTTGTAGAATTAGGTTTTATGCCTTCGCCACTGGCAAGCGGTGATAAGACCATTTTTTGGTGGAGGGGAAATGTAACACCCCCAAAAGATTATAATAAATGGGAGGAACTTATTACCAATCTGGTTCAGCATTTTACCGAAAGATATGGGGAAGAGGAGGTAAAGTCATGGTATTTTGAGGTTTGGAATGAACCTAATCTTGATGGTTTTTGGGCCGGTACACAGGAGGAATATTTCAAATTGTATCAATACACCGCTAAAGCCATTAAGGGAGTAAATAAAGAGTATAAGGTAGGAGGGCCGGCTACTGCAGGAGCAGCATGGGTACCCGAAATGATTGATTTTTGTGCTGAGAATAACGTTGCTATAGATTTTGTTACTACACACTCTTATGGTGTTAAGCAAGGCTTTCTGGATGAGTTTGGAAATTCTGGTACAGTATTAAACAAAGATGAAATGGCCGTTAGCGGAGATGTGATAAATTCCCGTAAACAAATTGAAACATCTGCCATCCCAGGGCTTGAACTTCATTACACTGAATGGAGTTCGTCATACACTCCTGCCGATCCTATTCACGACAGTTACCATCAGGCAGCTTATGTGCTGGAAAAACTAAAGCAGGTAGGTAATACCGCTAACTCAATGTCTTATTGGGTGTTTACCGATATTTTTGAAGAAGCAGGACCACGTTTTACACCTTTTCACGGAGGTTTTGGTTTAATGACCATACAAGGGATAAAAAAGCCGGTTTACTATGCTTATTCCTTTTTAAATAAGCTTGGGGTTACTGAACTGGTAAACTCTGATGCACATTCATGGGTAAGTAAGAATGAGAAAGGAGATATTCATATTCTTGCATGGGATTTTACCAATACACACCCGGGTGATTCTGTAAACAATCAGGTATACTATATAAAAGACCTTCCTGCAAAGAATAAGGGTAAATTAGAGATATCCATAGCTGACATGCCAAAAGGCAACTATAAACTTGAAATCTATAAAACAGGGTATAGGGTTAACGATGCCTATACGGCTTATTATGATATGGGAAGGCCTTCTCAGCTAAACAGAAATCAGGTAAAAGAAATAAATGAAAAGAGTAACGGAGCACCTGTTTATACAGAAGAAATAAAAATAGGTAAGAACGGTAGTTTTTCTAAACAATTGGATTTGCGTGAAAACGATGTGTTCCTTATCTGTCTTAAAAGAAAGTAA
- a CDS encoding TolC family protein → MKLSNMSKIRMYKYAGVALIVLSFTGCKTPALVQRTENTTVPANYENALQDTVNVATLTWKEYFTDPYLDTLIDTALKNNQELNITLQEIEIAKNEIRARKGEYLPFVGLKGGAGVEKVGRYTSQGANDANTEIKPGKEFPDPLPDFMVGAYASWEIDIWGKLHNAKKAAISRYLSTVEGKNFMVTNLIAEIANSYYELLALDNQLEIVNQNIEIQSNALEIVKLQKQAARTTELAVRKFEAEVLKTRSLQYDIQQSIVETENRINYLAGRFPQHVERDHTTFGSILPTTVQSGIPSQLLANRPDIKQAEFELAASKLDVKVAKAKFYPSLGITAGIGYQAFNPSYLIKTPQSLLYSLAGDLTAPLINRNAIKAEYYSANSRQLQAVYDYERTILNGYIEVANQLSKIKNLEKSYDLRSQQVDALTESINISNDLFKSARADYMEVLLTQRDALESKFELIETRKQQLTAVVNIYKALGGGWK, encoded by the coding sequence ATGAAACTGAGTAATATGTCTAAAATAAGAATGTATAAATATGCAGGGGTAGCCTTAATTGTATTAAGCTTTACCGGTTGTAAGACACCTGCTTTGGTTCAAAGAACAGAAAACACTACAGTACCTGCGAATTATGAAAATGCTTTGCAGGATACTGTAAATGTGGCAACATTAACGTGGAAGGAATATTTTACCGACCCTTATCTTGACACATTGATTGATACGGCACTTAAAAACAACCAGGAGCTTAACATTACGCTTCAGGAAATAGAGATTGCCAAAAACGAGATTAGGGCAAGAAAAGGGGAGTACTTACCTTTTGTTGGCCTTAAGGGTGGAGCCGGTGTAGAAAAAGTAGGTAGATATACCAGTCAGGGTGCTAACGATGCCAATACCGAAATTAAACCGGGCAAGGAATTTCCTGATCCGCTACCGGATTTTATGGTAGGTGCTTATGCAAGCTGGGAAATAGATATTTGGGGTAAACTGCATAATGCTAAAAAAGCGGCAATAAGCAGGTACCTGTCTACAGTAGAAGGTAAAAACTTTATGGTTACTAACCTTATTGCTGAGATAGCTAACTCTTATTATGAATTACTAGCCCTTGATAATCAGCTTGAGATTGTAAACCAGAATATTGAGATACAAAGCAATGCGCTTGAGATTGTAAAGCTACAGAAACAGGCTGCACGTACTACAGAACTTGCCGTGCGTAAGTTTGAGGCTGAAGTTTTAAAAACAAGGAGTCTTCAGTACGACATTCAGCAGAGTATTGTTGAGACAGAAAACAGGATCAATTATCTGGCAGGTAGGTTCCCTCAGCATGTGGAAAGAGATCACACTACTTTCGGCAGTATATTACCTACAACTGTTCAGTCAGGTATTCCTTCTCAGTTACTAGCAAATCGTCCTGATATTAAACAGGCAGAGTTTGAGCTTGCGGCATCTAAACTGGATGTAAAAGTTGCTAAGGCTAAATTCTATCCTTCACTTGGTATTACAGCAGGTATAGGTTATCAGGCATTTAATCCGTCTTACTTAATCAAGACACCTCAATCGCTGTTATACTCACTTGCAGGAGACCTGACAGCTCCTTTAATTAACAGAAATGCTATTAAGGCTGAGTATTACAGTGCCAACTCAAGACAGTTACAGGCTGTTTATGATTATGAACGTACCATATTAAACGGTTACATTGAAGTTGCTAACCAGCTTTCTAAAATTAAAAATCTTGAAAAGAGTTATGATTTAAGATCGCAACAGGTTGATGCACTAACTGAATCGATTAATATCTCAAATGATTTATTTAAATCGGCTAGGGCAGATTACATGGAGGTTTTATTAACCCAACGTGATGCTCTTGAATCTAAATTTGAACTGATAGAAACCAGAAAACAACAACTAACTGCAGTAGTTAATATCTACAAAGCGTTAGGTGGTGGCTGGAAATAA
- a CDS encoding efflux RND transporter permease subunit has translation MFSKFIHRPVFAIVISIMIVFMGTLAIKQLPTSQFPDIAPTTVNIFIAYPGSSADVLVKSTLITLENAINGVQDMRYMATDATSAGEATLRIIFEPGTDPNQAVIRVKTRVDQVMPLLPELVQREGVVITPIQPSMLMYVNLYATGKNMDEKFLYNYANVKMLPEINRIKGVARSQILGSRTYAMRIWLNPDRMRAYNVSVDEVMEALGEQSIVGRPGRIGQSSGIQAQSLEYVLTYKGRYSEPEEYNNIIIRANAEGEAIRLKDIGRAELGSEFFDIYSNLDGHPSASIVLKQNYGSNANDVIKSVKEKLEELKQSFPPGLDYKISYDVSKFLDASMEQVIHTLRDAFILVALVVFVFLGDWRSTLIPILAVPVSLVGAFFVIQFFGISINLVTLFALVLAIGIVVDDAIVVVEAVHAKFDEFPNISPYNAVKKVLGEISGAVIAITAVMVSVFVPISFMSGPLGTFYRQFSITMASSIVISALIALTLTPVLCAMLLKNHHAHPHKKNILTKSLDSFNRGFDKMTGKYVAILKRMVNRRLLTFIILIAFCAGTFYVNKILPSGFIPSEDQGTIYAIIQTPPGSTLETTNQVSQRLQKICEDIDGVESVSSLAGYEIMTEGRGSNAGTCLINLKEWSEREHTVTEIMEELEEKSKGLGAKIEFFEPPAIPGFGSSGGFSMRLLDKNTTTDYQDFDKINKQFLENLGKRKELTGLFTFFAANYPQYELVVDNDLAMQKGVSIGKAMENLDILIGSTYEQGFIKFGRFFKVYVQSDPKYRRLPSDVLNLFIKNDHGEMVPYSAFMKLKKTQGPNEITRYNMYNSAAIQGLPAKGYTTADAIQAVREVAKETLPKGYDIAWEGLSFDEANRGNESIYIFLIVLAFVYFVLAAQYESFIIPLAVVFSLPVGIFGSFLLLKIMGLENNIYAQIGLIMLVGLLGKNAVLIVEFAVQKRHEGFTLYDAAIEGAKVRFRPILMTSFAFIAGLIPLMIATGAGAIGNRTLGSAALGGMLFGTIFGVIIVPGLYFIFGSLADGRKLIKYEEDSSLSEEFVHQIDKFQNTDETDETE, from the coding sequence ATGTTTAGCAAATTCATACACAGACCTGTATTTGCGATTGTAATTTCGATTATGATTGTGTTTATGGGTACTCTGGCAATTAAACAATTGCCTACTTCGCAATTTCCGGATATTGCGCCTACAACAGTAAATATCTTTATTGCTTACCCGGGTTCGAGTGCAGACGTTTTGGTTAAATCAACCCTTATTACGCTTGAGAATGCTATTAATGGTGTTCAGGACATGCGTTATATGGCAACGGATGCTACCAGTGCCGGTGAAGCTACTTTGAGAATTATTTTTGAACCGGGAACCGATCCCAATCAGGCTGTTATCCGGGTAAAAACCCGGGTAGACCAGGTAATGCCGCTTTTGCCGGAACTGGTACAGCGTGAAGGGGTAGTTATTACGCCTATCCAGCCTAGTATGTTGATGTACGTTAACCTGTATGCAACGGGCAAAAACATGGACGAAAAGTTCCTGTACAACTATGCCAACGTTAAAATGCTTCCTGAAATTAACAGGATAAAGGGGGTTGCGAGATCACAAATATTAGGTAGTAGAACTTATGCGATGCGTATTTGGTTAAATCCGGATCGTATGAGAGCTTACAATGTTTCCGTAGATGAGGTTATGGAAGCTTTGGGCGAACAGAGTATTGTTGGTCGTCCCGGACGTATAGGTCAGAGTTCGGGTATACAGGCTCAGTCCTTAGAATATGTATTGACCTATAAGGGTAGGTATAGTGAACCGGAAGAATACAATAATATAATTATCCGTGCCAATGCAGAAGGTGAGGCCATTCGCCTTAAAGATATAGGTAGGGCAGAGCTGGGTAGTGAGTTCTTTGATATTTACTCAAACCTTGACGGACATCCTTCGGCATCTATCGTACTAAAACAGAACTATGGTAGTAATGCCAACGACGTAATTAAAAGCGTTAAGGAAAAGCTTGAAGAGCTTAAGCAAAGTTTCCCTCCGGGACTTGACTATAAAATCAGTTATGACGTTTCTAAGTTCCTTGATGCGTCTATGGAACAGGTTATCCATACCTTAAGGGATGCGTTTATATTAGTTGCACTTGTGGTATTTGTGTTTCTGGGTGACTGGCGATCTACGCTTATCCCGATATTAGCGGTACCGGTATCGCTCGTGGGGGCGTTCTTTGTTATCCAGTTCTTCGGAATTTCGATAAACCTTGTAACGTTATTTGCACTCGTACTGGCAATTGGTATCGTTGTGGATGACGCAATTGTGGTTGTAGAGGCGGTACACGCCAAGTTTGATGAGTTCCCTAACATTTCGCCATATAATGCTGTTAAAAAGGTATTGGGTGAAATTAGTGGTGCGGTAATAGCAATTACTGCGGTAATGGTATCGGTATTTGTACCTATTTCATTCATGTCTGGTCCGTTAGGTACATTCTACAGGCAGTTCTCTATTACCATGGCAAGTTCCATTGTAATTTCGGCACTAATCGCCCTTACGCTTACACCGGTATTGTGTGCTATGTTACTTAAAAACCACCATGCACATCCTCATAAGAAAAATATTCTTACCAAATCGCTTGACAGCTTTAACAGAGGCTTTGATAAAATGACAGGTAAATATGTTGCCATACTTAAAAGAATGGTTAACAGAAGATTGCTTACGTTCATCATACTAATTGCGTTTTGTGCAGGTACATTCTATGTAAACAAGATACTTCCTTCAGGATTTATTCCAAGTGAAGACCAGGGTACTATTTATGCGATTATCCAAACTCCTCCGGGATCTACACTGGAAACAACAAACCAGGTATCACAAAGATTACAGAAAATTTGTGAGGATATAGACGGAGTAGAATCAGTATCATCTCTTGCAGGTTATGAGATTATGACCGAGGGTAGGGGATCTAACGCAGGTACATGTCTTATCAACCTTAAGGAATGGTCTGAAAGGGAGCATACAGTTACCGAGATAATGGAAGAGCTTGAAGAGAAATCTAAAGGTTTAGGTGCCAAGATAGAGTTCTTTGAACCGCCGGCCATTCCGGGATTTGGTTCTTCAGGAGGTTTCTCTATGCGTTTATTGGATAAAAATACTACGACTGATTATCAGGATTTTGATAAGATAAACAAACAGTTCCTTGAGAATTTAGGTAAGCGTAAAGAGTTAACAGGTCTGTTTACTTTCTTTGCTGCAAACTATCCTCAGTATGAGCTTGTAGTAGACAACGATTTGGCAATGCAGAAAGGTGTTTCTATTGGTAAAGCAATGGAGAACCTGGATATACTTATCGGTAGTACCTATGAGCAAGGGTTTATTAAATTCGGACGTTTCTTTAAAGTATATGTTCAGTCAGACCCTAAATACAGAAGATTACCATCAGATGTTCTTAACCTGTTCATTAAAAACGACCATGGCGAGATGGTTCCTTATTCAGCTTTCATGAAGCTTAAGAAAACACAGGGGCCTAACGAGATTACACGTTATAACATGTATAACTCAGCAGCTATACAGGGTCTTCCTGCAAAAGGTTATACAACAGCAGACGCTATTCAGGCAGTGAGAGAGGTTGCTAAAGAAACATTACCTAAAGGATATGATATAGCTTGGGAAGGTCTTTCTTTTGATGAGGCAAACAGAGGTAACGAATCTATTTACATTTTCCTTATTGTATTGGCATTCGTATACTTTGTACTTGCTGCACAGTATGAAAGTTTCATTATTCCGTTAGCGGTAGTATTCTCATTACCTGTTGGTATTTTCGGTTCATTCCTGCTACTTAAGATAATGGGACTTGAAAACAACATTTATGCACAAATTGGTCTAATCATGCTTGTGGGTCTGCTCGGTAAGAATGCCGTACTTATCGTTGAGTTTGCGGTACAGAAGCGGCATGAGGGCTTCACGCTGTATGATGCAGCGATTGAAGGGGCTAAAGTACGTTTCAGACCCATCCTTATGACATCATTTGCATTTATCGCGGGGCTTATCCCGTTAATGATTGCTACAGGAGCAGGGGCGATAGGTAACAGGACACTGGGTTCGGCAGCACTTGGAGGTATGTTATTCGGTACTATCTTCGGTGTAATTATAGTGCCTGGACTGTACTTTATTTTCGGCTCGCTGGCTGATGGCAGAAAACTGATTAAATATGAGGAAGACAGTTCTTTATCAGAAGAATTTGTTCATCAGATAGATAAATTCCAAAACACAGATGAAACCGATGAAACTGAGTAA
- a CDS encoding efflux RND transporter periplasmic adaptor subunit: protein MKRILMIMSLCAFAFFTSCKTEKEEKEKETEFLVTNPVKMDTTLTKEYVCQIHSIQHIELRAQERGYLEKIYVDEGQAVKKGQLMFQIMPKLYEAEMKKAEAEAKFAEIEYQNTKSLADRNVVAPNELAMAKAKLDKANAELSLAKVHLQFTEIRAPFDGIVDRFHVRLGSLIEEGELLTNLSDNSKMWVYYNVPEAEYLEYKAETKDNKKINVDLIMANNKKFGHGGVVETIEADFDNETGNIPFRATFPNPDRLLRHGETGNILVSIPIKNAMLIPQKATFEVLDKKYVYVIDKDHKIKSREITIEAELPHLFVIKDGLSTDDKILLEGLRLVKENEKIEYKLQDPKQVMSHLELYAE from the coding sequence ATGAAGAGAATCCTCATGATTATGAGCTTGTGTGCATTTGCATTTTTTACAAGCTGTAAAACTGAAAAAGAAGAAAAAGAGAAAGAAACTGAGTTTCTTGTTACCAATCCGGTAAAAATGGACACAACTCTTACTAAGGAGTATGTGTGCCAAATACACTCAATACAGCACATTGAGCTAAGAGCGCAGGAGAGAGGTTATCTTGAAAAAATTTATGTAGATGAAGGACAGGCTGTTAAAAAAGGACAGCTAATGTTTCAAATCATGCCTAAACTGTATGAAGCTGAAATGAAAAAAGCAGAAGCAGAGGCAAAATTTGCAGAAATTGAATACCAGAATACTAAAAGCCTGGCTGACAGAAATGTTGTAGCTCCTAATGAGCTTGCTATGGCAAAAGCAAAACTGGATAAGGCAAACGCAGAGCTTTCATTGGCTAAAGTTCACCTTCAGTTTACTGAAATAAGAGCTCCTTTTGATGGTATTGTAGATCGTTTTCACGTAAGGCTGGGTAGCCTTATAGAAGAAGGAGAACTGCTAACAAACCTTTCTGACAACAGTAAGATGTGGGTTTACTATAACGTACCTGAAGCAGAGTATCTTGAGTACAAAGCAGAAACCAAGGATAACAAAAAGATTAATGTAGACCTTATAATGGCTAACAACAAAAAGTTTGGTCACGGAGGTGTTGTTGAAACTATTGAAGCAGATTTTGACAATGAAACAGGTAACATTCCATTCAGGGCTACTTTCCCTAATCCGGACAGATTATTAAGACATGGCGAAACAGGTAACATACTTGTATCTATACCTATTAAAAATGCTATGCTTATACCACAAAAGGCAACTTTTGAGGTACTTGACAAAAAATATGTTTATGTAATTGATAAAGATCACAAGATAAAATCGAGAGAGATTACAATTGAAGCGGAGCTGCCACACTTATTTGTAATTAAAGACGGTTTATCTACAGATGATAAAATTCTTCTTGAAGGTTTACGTCTTGTTAAGGAAAATGAGAAAATTGAATATAAACTTCAGGATCCTAAGCAGGTTATGTCGCATTTAGAGCTTTATGCAGAATAA
- a CDS encoding Crp/Fnr family transcriptional regulator — MSKCEQCIVREFSSLKALNKDELLRMANCKTSYIIKKGEPIFTEGENVNGIFCVKDGVCKLTKLSANGNEQIVKLVSKGELLGQRSMISDEPVNLSAVALEDMEVCFVPKSEIVSFFNHNNQFSMNVMKSICGDLKEADDHLVNMAQKSVRQRLAETLLYLHDTFGTNEDKSLHVKLSREEIAGMVGTATESCIRLLSEFNKSGLIELSGKKIIIKDFKGLKAI, encoded by the coding sequence ATGAGTAAATGTGAACAGTGTATAGTGCGTGAATTCAGCTCCTTAAAGGCGTTGAATAAAGATGAACTACTCAGGATGGCTAACTGCAAGACGTCTTACATTATTAAAAAAGGCGAACCTATTTTTACCGAAGGCGAAAATGTAAATGGCATTTTTTGTGTAAAAGACGGTGTTTGTAAACTCACTAAGCTAAGTGCAAACGGAAACGAACAGATTGTTAAGCTGGTTTCTAAAGGCGAACTTCTGGGTCAGCGTTCTATGATAAGCGACGAACCTGTAAACCTTAGTGCTGTTGCACTGGAAGACATGGAGGTTTGTTTTGTACCTAAAAGCGAAATTGTATCCTTTTTTAATCATAACAATCAGTTTTCTATGAATGTTATGAAATCCATTTGCGGAGACCTTAAAGAAGCCGATGACCATTTGGTAAACATGGCTCAAAAATCGGTTAGGCAAAGGCTTGCAGAAACACTTTTATATCTGCACGATACCTTTGGTACTAATGAGGATAAAAGCCTTCACGTAAAATTGTCCCGCGAAGAAATTGCCGGTATGGTAGGTACTGCTACCGAGAGCTGTATCAGGCTTTTATCTGAATTCAACAAAAGCGGGCTTATTGAGCTTTCGGGCAAAAAAATTATCATTAAAGATTTTAAAGGACTTAAGGCTATATAA